A window of the Dunckerocampus dactyliophorus isolate RoL2022-P2 chromosome 19, RoL_Ddac_1.1, whole genome shotgun sequence genome harbors these coding sequences:
- the clu gene encoding clusterin, with translation MLMMMMMKMKKGSKSLAVVALFLASANCIVPPTKEDLQQISRQGEKYLDVQIENAINGVKEMKNLMQKSSEDHKKVLDELEKTKQQKEEAMLAAQEMEAKLEQQDEVCNETMKALWEECKPCLKKTCVKYYSRTCSSGSGMVGRQLEDLLNRTSPFSIWINGERIDTLEQEGQRQQKEFKDLEDKYSEMADGVDGIFSDSMKVADHVHYNPPAFLLPNFFPARWRRSIHSLLRQSFPSFQSLFSPMMNIDRNNFGSFGSFGSMMDFDTDAPANEDGSVNEDVVITKPFGNGKMTCREIRRNSAGCLKFRDECEKCKEIEHIDCSGKKPLEGPLKEELERALAIAERFTQHYNALLKRFEEQMLNTSSVMDLFNRQFGWVSSLVNNTNSKKDIFQVETVMSRDPVEQPGQDIEQPDTSVSVKLFNAPPMKFNVPGDIPWNDPKFSEVVAQEALDRYKETSVIAK, from the exons AtgttaatgatgatgatgatgaaaatgaAGAAGGGGTCCAAGTCGCTGGCTGTGGTGGCTCTTTTCCTGGCCTCAGCCAACTGCATTGTCCCGCCCACAAAGGAAGATCTCCAAC AGATCTCCCGTCAAGGAGAGAAGTACCTGGATGTCCAAATTGAGAATGCCATCAATGGCGTCAAGGAGATGAAGAATTTGATGCAGAAATCGTCAGAGGACCACAAGAAGGTTTTGGATGAGCTGGAGAAAACTAAACAGCAGAAAGAG GAGGCCATGCTGGCTGCTCAAGAGATGGAGGCCAAGCTGGAGCAGCAGGACGAGGTTTGCAACGAGACCATGAAGGCGCTGTGGGAGGAATGTAAGCCTTGTCTGAAGAAAACCTGCGTCAAGTACTACTCCCGCACGTGCAGCAGTGGATCTGGAATGGTGGGCCGCCAG CTGGAGGACCTGCTGAACCGAACGTCTCCCTTCTCCATTTGGATCAATGGGGAGAGGATTGACACCCTGGAGCAGGAAGGCCAACGTCAGCAGAAAGAGTTCAAGGACTTGGAAGACAAATACTCGGAGATGGCTGACGGTGTGGATGGCATATTTTCAGACAGTATGAAG GTGGCTGATCATGTGCACTACAACCCTCCCGCATTTCTTCTGCCCAATTTCTTCCCGGCGCGCTGGCGTAGAAGCATTCACTCGCTCCTCCGCCAGTCTTTCCCCAGCTTCCAGAGTTTGTTTTCCCCCATGATGAACATCGACAGGAACAACTTTGGCTCCTTTGGCTCCTTTGGTTCCATGATGGACTTTGACACAGATGCCCCCGCTAACGAGG ATGGCAGCGTGAACGAGGACGTGGTCATCACCAAACCTTTCGGAAACGGGAAGATGACCTGCAGGGAGATTCGTCGCAACTCGGCCGGCTGCCTCAAATTCCGTGACGAGTGTGAGAAATGCAAAGAGATTGAACATATTG ACTGTTCTGGGAAGAAACCCCTGGAAGGCCCCCTGAAGGAGGAGCTCGAGAGGGCCTTGGCCATAGCAGAGCGTTTCACCCAGCACTACAACGCCCTCCTAAAGCGATTTGAGGAGCAAATGCTCAACACGTCCTCCGTCATGGACCTGTTCAACAGGCAATTTGGGTGGGTGTCATCTCTGGTCAACAACACCAACTCCAAGAAGGACATTTTCCAAGTTGAGACG GTGATGAGCAGGGACCCCGTAGAGCAGCCTGGTCAAGATATTGAGCAGCCTGACACTAGCGTGTCCGTCAAACTCTTCAACGCACCACCCATGAAGTTTAACGTGCCGGGCGACATCCCTTGGAATGACCCCAAGTTCTCTGAGGTGGTGGCCCAGGAGGCTTTGGACCGCTACAAGGAAACCAGTGT CATTGCCAAATAA